A window of the Butyricimonas virosa genome harbors these coding sequences:
- a CDS encoding RagB/SusD family nutrient uptake outer membrane protein has translation MKKIYLYLSVAVALTFTSCNEWLDIQPELEMRQNTMFESEQGFKDVLTGAYIRMATPELYGLNTTMKLPEMMAQHWTIPSANSTQAEIYHVSNFDFTQTSTKKLLEDVWLQYYQTIININSLLENIDAKKDLFTNGNYELIKGEALGLRAFLHLEILRYWGPLPSKAKSSDKAIPYVKIVTKNPQELLAVSYQDVLDNILMDLNNAEELLVDDPILTYSNTILNSPDDLQGVNQDLPHPADEYHYFRQSRFNYYALKATKARYYLWIGKTSDALENALVVIDALDSDEKSKFTLGSDADANNGQMTFPAEHIFAVSSTLATQTLTPVFFNYSTAYTQTVAYLDEAFEASLHTSDIRYRNSRLWENRIVPLASSAFNFFKKYNETGSTVTAVTDIPLIRLAEMYFIATECGRDDLFKVYRMARVLDASIDGTLTTPAAIKSRLEKEYRKEFYGEGQMFFFYKRLTYNSLAWPVTKEVPDASYKLPFPESQMSFE, from the coding sequence ATGAAAAAGATATATTTATACTTATCAGTTGCAGTGGCCTTGACGTTTACCTCGTGTAACGAATGGCTGGATATACAACCAGAACTCGAAATGAGGCAGAACACGATGTTCGAGTCCGAGCAAGGGTTCAAAGATGTACTTACCGGAGCTTATATCAGAATGGCGACTCCTGAGCTTTACGGGCTTAACACGACGATGAAACTGCCGGAGATGATGGCCCAGCATTGGACGATACCGTCTGCCAATTCGACACAAGCGGAGATTTATCATGTCAGTAACTTTGATTTTACACAAACTTCAACGAAAAAGCTTCTTGAGGATGTTTGGTTGCAATATTACCAGACGATTATTAATATCAATTCTCTTCTGGAGAATATTGATGCGAAGAAGGATCTCTTTACAAATGGGAATTATGAATTGATAAAGGGGGAGGCCTTGGGCTTACGGGCATTCCTGCACTTGGAGATTTTACGTTATTGGGGACCTCTTCCGAGTAAGGCTAAGAGTTCCGATAAAGCTATTCCTTACGTGAAAATAGTCACGAAAAATCCTCAGGAATTATTGGCCGTATCATATCAGGATGTGCTTGATAATATTTTGATGGACTTGAACAATGCAGAGGAGTTGTTGGTTGATGATCCGATCCTGACTTATTCGAATACCATCCTAAACTCTCCGGATGACTTGCAGGGAGTGAACCAAGATTTGCCACATCCGGCTGATGAATACCATTATTTCCGCCAGTCAAGGTTTAACTATTATGCCTTGAAAGCGACGAAGGCTCGTTATTATCTTTGGATAGGGAAAACTTCCGATGCGCTTGAAAATGCCTTGGTTGTGATAGATGCTTTGGATAGTGATGAGAAGTCAAAATTCACTTTGGGAAGTGATGCGGATGCCAACAATGGACAAATGACTTTCCCTGCCGAGCATATTTTTGCAGTCAGCAGTACTTTGGCAACCCAAACGTTGACACCGGTATTCTTTAATTACAGTACGGCATATACCCAGACGGTAGCTTATCTTGACGAGGCCTTTGAAGCTTCTCTTCACACTTCTGATATTCGCTATCGGAATAGTCGCTTGTGGGAAAACCGGATTGTTCCTTTGGCCAGTTCCGCTTTTAATTTTTTCAAGAAATACAATGAAACTGGTAGTACTGTGACTGCCGTGACGGATATTCCTTTAATCCGGCTTGCCGAGATGTATTTTATCGCAACGGAATGTGGACGGGATGATTTGTTTAAAGTATATCGTATGGCTCGGGTATTGGATGCCTCTATTGATGGAACTTTGACAACTCCTGCGGCAATAAAGAGTCGCCTTGAGAAAGAGTACCGAAAGGAATTTTATGGTGAAGGTCAAATGTTTTTCTTTTATAAACGGCTTACATATAATAGTTTGGCATGGCCCGTGACGAAAGAAGTGCCAGATGCGTCTTATAAACTTCCTTTCCCGGAATCCCAAATGTCGTTTGAATAA
- a CDS encoding SusC/RagA family TonB-linked outer membrane protein: protein MKKKRQECLWGNRISSPRARCLLVIVVLCFFSLFSSQVSAQENRNISINKQNVPFEEIVREVEAQTDYSFMYSTETVQSIGKVSVNVTNVSIKRLMDAVLIGKPCTYQIEGKVVIIKIKEQPVQDTIRQKAVKIKGVVTEADGLPLIGATVVVKGTSVGVVTNATGNFELEVPADHDLVVVSFIGKTSQEVRITGKTEINVVLQDDVQSIDQVVVTGIFNKSRESYTGAVKTISASDLKASGNRSILSQISNIDPSFNIADNIEFGSDPNQLPDITIRGRTSMDVNVRNLQEESSVKSTANLPLFIMDGFEVSLQRVMDMDDELVETITLLKDASATAMYGARGANGVVVITLKRPEAGKLRVSYRGSVNIEAPDFTSYNLMNAREKLDYEVAAGMLDDKYNPNNQNLMELYNRRLIEVERGVNTYWLKYPVKTGVGNRHSLRVDGGSDNFKYAIGLSYNNINGVMKGSSRNTLSGNLYFQYELKNLKFQNDLTISYNKNKNSPYGSFSEYSLANPIYTPYDDEGHIKKQLVETISQTSRTPDPAGNPLYNASLPSRDDGSYTNIQNNFAIEWKITSDLFVRGNFGFTKQDSRTDKYLSREHTSFDTDEYKGENSNMKGSYTYTTSYMLSYEGNLTVNYTKTFNKVHQLYAGLSGNLAEDKDESYSVTGRGFSSLNMKNLGMAGAYALGKPTSTEAHSRRLGLIFNVNYTYDRRYFADFSGKIEGSSKFGSNDRTAPFFSAGLGWNVHNENFLSSSNAINLLRFRFSYGTIGSQNFSSYQALTTYRYFGQENYKYWNGAYMLGMGNPDLSWQKTKQLNLGVETSLFNGLVRLNVDYYNKLTEDLLTDINLPTAGGFSSYKANVGEVRNRGIELDANVFLIRNSESHIMWSVGGNLAHNVNKILKISNALEFLNSELLDEAGPNPSFLYQEGQSMNTIFVVRSLGIDPATGSELFLNKDGERVYTWDPKDKVPFGVNEPKVRGNLRTMFRWRDITLNATFSYRLGGHIYNQTLVGKVENTTTAAKRWGNLDKRALYDRWQNEGDVTKFKNIKDFNTTNASSRFVMKENALSLNTLNVNYEFDTEWLKRHCRLDYLAIGFYAEDVFYLSTVKQERGLSYPFARKFSVSLSARF, encoded by the coding sequence ATGAAAAAAAAGAGACAAGAGTGTCTTTGGGGAAATAGAATTTCTTCCCCAAGAGCAAGATGTTTGCTTGTTATTGTGGTGTTATGTTTCTTTTCTCTGTTTTCTTCGCAAGTGTCTGCACAGGAAAACCGAAACATAAGTATCAATAAACAAAATGTTCCGTTCGAGGAAATCGTTCGGGAGGTCGAAGCACAGACTGACTATTCATTCATGTATAGTACGGAAACGGTACAGAGTATAGGGAAAGTCAGTGTGAACGTTACCAATGTTTCTATAAAACGTTTGATGGATGCCGTTTTGATCGGAAAGCCTTGTACATACCAGATTGAGGGGAAAGTGGTCATTATTAAAATTAAGGAACAACCGGTGCAAGATACTATTAGACAAAAAGCTGTGAAGATAAAAGGAGTTGTTACCGAGGCTGATGGATTGCCTCTTATCGGTGCGACGGTTGTTGTCAAAGGTACAAGCGTGGGAGTGGTTACAAATGCTACCGGTAATTTTGAACTGGAGGTCCCGGCTGATCACGATCTGGTAGTGGTTTCCTTTATCGGGAAGACTTCGCAGGAAGTTCGTATTACCGGAAAAACGGAAATCAATGTCGTGTTACAGGATGATGTCCAATCAATAGATCAGGTTGTCGTGACAGGTATTTTCAATAAATCCCGTGAAAGTTACACAGGGGCAGTTAAAACGATTTCCGCCAGCGATCTGAAAGCATCGGGTAATCGTAGTATTTTGTCTCAGATTAGTAATATTGATCCGAGTTTTAATATAGCGGATAATATTGAATTTGGATCGGACCCGAACCAGTTGCCGGATATTACCATTCGCGGGCGTACCAGTATGGATGTCAATGTGCGCAATCTTCAAGAGGAGAGTAGCGTGAAGAGTACGGCTAACTTACCTTTGTTTATCATGGATGGTTTCGAGGTGTCACTTCAACGAGTGATGGATATGGATGACGAGCTTGTTGAAACAATCACGCTACTGAAAGATGCAAGCGCTACTGCGATGTATGGGGCTCGCGGGGCGAATGGGGTGGTAGTGATTACTCTCAAGCGTCCAGAAGCCGGTAAGTTGAGAGTGAGTTATCGCGGATCTGTCAATATAGAGGCTCCTGATTTCACATCTTATAACTTGATGAACGCCCGAGAAAAGCTAGATTATGAAGTAGCGGCAGGAATGCTTGATGATAAGTACAATCCCAATAACCAGAATCTGATGGAACTGTATAATCGTCGTTTGATTGAAGTCGAACGGGGTGTGAATACCTATTGGCTGAAGTATCCGGTGAAGACGGGTGTCGGGAATCGACATAGCTTGCGGGTAGACGGGGGCTCAGATAACTTCAAATATGCGATCGGACTTTCTTATAATAATATCAATGGAGTGATGAAAGGATCGTCACGTAACACGTTATCGGGAAATTTGTATTTCCAGTATGAACTTAAAAATCTGAAGTTTCAAAACGATTTGACTATTAGTTATAATAAAAATAAAAATTCTCCGTATGGAAGTTTTTCGGAATATTCTCTGGCGAATCCAATTTATACTCCTTATGATGACGAGGGGCATATAAAGAAACAGTTGGTGGAAACTATATCCCAGACCTCCCGGACTCCGGATCCGGCTGGTAATCCGCTTTACAATGCGTCGCTGCCTTCTCGGGATGATGGTAGTTACACGAATATCCAGAATAACTTTGCCATCGAGTGGAAAATCACTTCCGACTTGTTCGTGCGGGGAAACTTCGGTTTCACGAAACAGGATTCTCGTACGGATAAATATCTTTCCCGCGAGCATACCAGTTTTGACACTGACGAGTACAAGGGTGAGAATTCCAATATGAAAGGAAGTTATACCTACACGACCTCTTATATGCTTTCATACGAGGGAAATTTAACAGTCAATTACACGAAAACTTTCAATAAAGTTCATCAGCTTTATGCCGGGTTGAGTGGCAATCTTGCAGAAGATAAAGATGAGAGCTATTCTGTTACTGGACGTGGTTTCTCGTCTTTGAATATGAAGAACTTGGGAATGGCCGGAGCTTATGCTTTAGGAAAGCCTACCAGTACGGAGGCTCATTCCCGTCGGTTAGGTTTGATATTTAATGTCAACTATACTTACGATCGTCGTTATTTTGCCGATTTCTCTGGAAAGATTGAGGGATCGTCCAAATTTGGAAGTAATGATCGTACGGCACCTTTCTTTTCTGCCGGGTTGGGATGGAACGTACATAATGAAAATTTTTTGAGTTCGTCAAATGCTATTAATTTACTTCGTTTTCGCTTCTCTTATGGTACTATCGGGTCCCAGAATTTCAGTTCGTATCAGGCACTGACCACTTATCGGTATTTTGGACAGGAGAACTACAAGTATTGGAACGGGGCATATATGCTTGGAATGGGTAATCCGGATTTGTCTTGGCAGAAGACAAAGCAATTGAATCTGGGAGTTGAAACCTCTCTTTTCAATGGTTTGGTACGTTTGAACGTGGACTATTACAATAAACTCACGGAGGATTTGCTTACAGATATTAATTTGCCCACGGCCGGAGGTTTTTCCAGTTATAAGGCAAATGTCGGGGAGGTGCGCAACAGGGGTATCGAGCTTGATGCTAATGTGTTTTTGATCAGAAATAGTGAAAGTCATATTATGTGGTCTGTCGGGGGAAATCTTGCACACAATGTAAACAAGATACTGAAAATATCCAATGCGTTGGAATTCCTTAATTCAGAATTGTTAGACGAGGCCGGACCTAATCCGAGCTTTCTTTACCAGGAGGGACAGTCCATGAATACGATTTTCGTGGTTCGTTCACTTGGAATTGATCCGGCAACAGGTTCTGAATTGTTTTTGAACAAGGATGGGGAGAGAGTCTACACGTGGGACCCGAAAGACAAGGTGCCTTTCGGGGTGAATGAACCTAAAGTTCGGGGCAATCTCAGAACCATGTTCCGATGGAGAGATATTACGTTGAATGCTACGTTCTCTTATCGTCTTGGGGGCCATATCTATAACCAGACGCTTGTGGGTAAAGTGGAGAACACGACAACTGCAGCGAAACGCTGGGGAAATCTGGACAAGCGGGCTTTGTACGATCGCTGGCAGAATGAAGGTGATGTTACGAAATTCAAGAATATTAAAGATTTCAATACCACAAATGCCTCTTCCCGTTTTGTGATGAAGGAAAATGCTCTTAGTCTTAACACGCTAAATGTTAATTATGAATTCGATACAGAATGGCTGAAGAGACATTGCCGTTTGGACTATCTGGCCATCGGTTTTTATGCCGAAGATGTTTTCTATCTTTCGACAGTGAAGCAGGAACGCGGACTTTCTTATCCTTTTGCCCGTAAGTTTTCAGTTTCACTATCGGCAAGGTTTTAA
- a CDS encoding FecR family protein, whose product MKEYYKSTRLARLLTKFVMQDISEGEKKELVSLARKAGVNIQKIIQDVAEKEMTLGNDDAEIETGKKVWLSIENELKRPKRHVGRLLLRYAAIIIVCLGLSGGFYLYMNQVDDTGREIVLLENETVLEFPSGHSVVLTDKTNVLDIIRQNTVPLEKKSTSAPELYKVRVLCGATRTIILEDSTTVVLYPGSELQFPEFFSLDERSVMLLGEGYFNVKRDSTRPFTVNTEQISIEVLGTSFNVRAYKEEQTIETVLVTGKVMLNGTTVLQPNQMAIFDCGNRQIKVEEVNADVYRERSRGMFVFDNRTLDEIMHEFSQWFGFEYSFEDSALKNKKFRLRLPHMDRFDQLMSLMEKTGEIRFLVSGNHIKIKNGKE is encoded by the coding sequence ATGAAAGAGTATTATAAATCGACAAGGCTTGCACGGCTGCTAACGAAATTCGTCATGCAGGATATATCTGAAGGGGAGAAAAAAGAGCTTGTCTCGCTGGCGAGGAAAGCGGGTGTGAACATTCAGAAAATTATTCAGGATGTTGCCGAAAAGGAAATGACATTGGGTAATGATGATGCAGAAATAGAAACCGGGAAAAAAGTGTGGTTGTCTATAGAGAATGAACTGAAACGTCCGAAACGTCATGTCGGGAGGCTTTTGTTACGGTATGCCGCAATTATTATTGTATGCCTCGGGCTTTCCGGTGGGTTTTATTTGTATATGAACCAGGTTGATGATACGGGAAGAGAGATTGTTTTGCTGGAAAATGAGACGGTACTTGAGTTTCCTTCCGGTCATAGCGTGGTGTTGACGGATAAAACGAACGTACTGGATATTATCCGACAAAATACTGTTCCCTTGGAAAAAAAATCGACATCTGCTCCGGAATTATATAAAGTGAGGGTTTTGTGTGGTGCAACACGAACCATCATCTTGGAAGATAGTACGACCGTAGTGTTATATCCCGGTTCTGAATTGCAGTTCCCGGAATTCTTCTCGTTGGATGAGCGTTCCGTGATGTTGTTGGGTGAGGGGTACTTTAACGTGAAACGTGATTCTACCCGACCCTTTACAGTAAATACGGAACAGATTTCGATTGAAGTCTTGGGAACGAGTTTTAATGTGAGAGCTTACAAAGAAGAACAAACGATAGAAACCGTGCTTGTTACTGGTAAGGTGATGCTGAACGGTACGACGGTCTTGCAACCGAATCAGATGGCCATCTTCGATTGCGGGAATCGGCAAATCAAAGTTGAGGAGGTGAATGCGGATGTTTACAGGGAACGATCCCGGGGAATGTTCGTGTTCGACAACCGAACTCTTGACGAGATTATGCATGAATTCAGTCAGTGGTTTGGTTTCGAGTATAGCTTTGAGGATAGTGCGTTAAAAAACAAGAAGTTTCGGTTAAGGCTTCCACATATGGATCGTTTTGACCAATTAATGAGTCTGATGGAAAAGACGGGTGAGATTAGATTTTTAGTATCTGGGAATCATATAAAAATTAAGAACGGTAAAGAATAA
- a CDS encoding thioredoxin family protein, translated as MKKCILVLAIVLSSVALFAQGVNFQELTLKEACAKAKAENKFVFIDCYTDWCGPCRLMTEEIFPMKEMGDYFNPKYICIKANAEKGEEGPAIKEKFGIKAYPTFVILNNDGNLIHMFAGGVLGLEFIDKVEESFNPELAFGELQKRYNAGERSKKLTSSYLQALQHTYTTNVGPLIEEFANSLSDDELICEECLFLFDEHARLGSSREKFLTQHVEKFREVVGQDKVDQILNRKYEAYYCGILGKQMAATTTDVEQVNKQLEALHLTGVTSLPLYQAAVATYLTKEGGEALFEMIKKVSGDLENNDIDRFLYFTIPAVNEVWSEDQSKQIVALINKDDIRTQIINTLERQKKASQPK; from the coding sequence ATGAAAAAATGTATTTTAGTACTGGCTATTGTATTATCATCAGTAGCTCTTTTTGCCCAAGGTGTTAATTTTCAAGAATTAACACTCAAGGAAGCATGTGCAAAAGCAAAGGCCGAAAACAAATTTGTATTCATAGATTGTTATACAGATTGGTGTGGGCCATGCCGGTTGATGACCGAAGAAATATTCCCCATGAAAGAAATGGGAGACTATTTCAACCCGAAATACATATGTATTAAAGCAAATGCTGAAAAAGGTGAAGAAGGTCCCGCCATCAAGGAAAAATTCGGGATCAAAGCGTACCCGACATTTGTCATTCTCAACAACGATGGCAACCTGATACATATGTTTGCCGGTGGAGTGCTGGGACTTGAGTTTATTGATAAAGTTGAAGAATCCTTTAACCCGGAACTCGCATTCGGAGAACTTCAAAAGCGATACAATGCAGGCGAACGGAGTAAAAAGCTAACCTCTAGCTATCTTCAAGCATTACAACATACCTACACGACGAACGTGGGTCCCCTCATCGAAGAGTTTGCCAACTCTCTAAGTGATGATGAATTGATATGCGAGGAGTGTTTGTTTCTATTCGACGAACACGCACGGTTAGGTTCTTCACGAGAGAAATTCCTTACACAACACGTGGAAAAATTCCGTGAAGTCGTGGGGCAAGATAAAGTGGATCAAATCCTAAATCGGAAATACGAAGCCTATTATTGTGGTATTCTTGGCAAACAAATGGCTGCAACCACGACTGATGTAGAACAAGTTAACAAACAACTGGAAGCACTTCACCTTACTGGAGTAACCTCTTTACCTCTCTATCAAGCGGCAGTAGCCACTTATCTGACGAAAGAAGGAGGGGAAGCACTTTTCGAAATGATTAAAAAGGTATCCGGTGACCTTGAAAATAATGACATCGATCGATTCCTATACTTCACCATTCCAGCCGTAAACGAAGTATGGAGTGAAGACCAGAGTAAACAAATTGTCGCTCTGATTAACAAAGACGATATACGAACCCAGATCATAAACACGCTGGAACGTCAGAAAAAGGCTTCACAACCCAAATAA
- a CDS encoding RNA polymerase sigma factor, producing MDEIIKRFREGNQRAFEELFWGFFSAGRQFVKSFQVDDSSADDILQEVFIHIWDKRQAFKSEDHFKAYFYKALRNNTVKYITRNKHVLNLESAENKESDDVLLKITEIEFNREISRAISLLSEKRREIILLSMSGMSEQMIADTLNISINTVKNQKTKAYAFLRQELKDISSFVLLFGL from the coding sequence ATGGATGAGATAATTAAAAGATTTCGGGAAGGAAATCAACGTGCATTCGAAGAGTTATTCTGGGGATTTTTCTCTGCAGGACGCCAGTTTGTCAAGTCTTTCCAAGTTGACGATTCTTCTGCTGACGATATTCTTCAAGAGGTGTTCATTCATATCTGGGATAAACGACAAGCTTTCAAGAGTGAAGATCATTTTAAGGCTTATTTTTATAAAGCATTGAGAAATAATACGGTGAAATACATCACGAGAAATAAGCATGTACTGAATCTCGAATCTGCCGAGAACAAGGAGAGTGATGATGTATTGCTCAAAATCACCGAAATCGAGTTTAATCGTGAAATATCCCGGGCCATTTCCTTATTATCTGAAAAGCGTCGGGAGATCATTCTGTTGTCGATGTCCGGCATGAGCGAACAGATGATCGCCGACACTCTCAATATTTCTATCAATACGGTAAAGAACCAAAAAACAAAAGCCTATGCCTTTTTACGTCAAGAACTTAAAGATATTAGTAGTTTTGTTCTTTTATTTGGGTTGTGA
- a CDS encoding transposase: MSVATKSSGLSRHTIEEKIEAVRQRIFQESSFRELQERHGICSATLSVWIKKYKAEVLRRFPVKDLPLYVLKYQETMTTEEENELTRLRRENEDLKLLHEANLLMIDMAKERFGIDIKKNYEEMLSGGCLKEVPGVKGNDE, from the coding sequence ATGTCAGTAGCAACAAAATCCAGTGGTTTGTCTCGCCACACGATCGAAGAAAAAATAGAGGCAGTGCGTCAACGAATTTTTCAAGAGAGTAGTTTCCGAGAACTCCAGGAACGTCACGGGATCTGTAGCGCGACGTTAAGCGTTTGGATCAAGAAATATAAAGCTGAAGTTCTTCGTCGTTTCCCGGTAAAAGACTTACCTTTATACGTTCTTAAATACCAGGAAACCATGACCACGGAAGAAGAAAATGAACTCACTCGCCTTCGCCGCGAGAACGAGGACTTGAAATTACTACACGAGGCGAACCTGCTGATGATCGACATGGCCAAGGAGCGTTTCGGCATCGATATAAAAAAAAACTACGAGGAGATGTTATCCGGCGGGTGCTTGAAGGAAGTGCCCGGCGTAAAGGGCAACGACGAGTAG
- a CDS encoding IS3 family transposase, protein MCGHFGYSKQAYYRGQRAGDKLERECYLLSLVRDIREDMPNLGGVKLWKKLNSSGVQVGRDELYRLLRAHDLMVKHEKRRVVTTDSSGWFRQFPNLVKGLEIKRHNQVWVSDITYVDTLSGFVFLSLVTDAYSRRIMGWFVHDKLNTEGPLNALYRAFLQVRASEIEGTIHHSDRGVQYCSYQYNTTLGMKRMNTSMTQDGSPYDNAIAERVNGILKREWLEQEVFVNIEQVRVRVEKVVALYNGQRPHFSIGLNTPDSIYRDLTGKFAFHMY, encoded by the coding sequence TTGTGCGGTCACTTCGGCTACAGCAAGCAGGCCTACTACCGCGGGCAGCGGGCTGGCGACAAACTGGAGAGGGAGTGTTACCTTCTATCGCTCGTCCGGGACATACGCGAGGACATGCCAAACCTCGGCGGGGTGAAACTATGGAAGAAGCTAAATTCCAGCGGTGTCCAGGTCGGGCGTGACGAGCTTTACCGCTTGCTTCGCGCTCACGACTTGATGGTCAAGCACGAGAAAAGGCGAGTGGTAACGACGGATTCCAGCGGGTGGTTCCGGCAGTTCCCAAACCTGGTGAAAGGGCTGGAGATCAAGCGCCACAACCAGGTTTGGGTCAGTGATATCACTTACGTGGACACGCTCTCGGGGTTCGTCTTTCTCTCCCTGGTGACGGATGCCTACTCCCGCCGGATCATGGGGTGGTTCGTGCACGACAAGTTAAACACGGAAGGACCGTTGAACGCCTTGTACAGGGCCTTCTTGCAGGTCAGGGCAAGCGAGATCGAGGGCACGATACATCACTCGGACAGGGGCGTGCAGTATTGTAGTTACCAGTACAACACAACGCTGGGGATGAAGCGGATGAACACGAGCATGACCCAGGACGGATCTCCGTACGATAACGCTATCGCGGAGAGGGTGAACGGGATTCTCAAGAGGGAGTGGCTGGAACAGGAGGTTTTCGTGAACATCGAACAGGTCAGGGTGAGGGTGGAGAAGGTCGTCGCGTTGTACAACGGGCAGAGACCGCACTTCTCTATAGGGCTGAACACGCCTGATTCGATTTACCGGGACTTGACCGGAAAGTTCGCCTTCCACATGTACTAG
- a CDS encoding GNAT family N-acetyltransferase, whose protein sequence is MTEDYELKDDVHRQQYEFRIGNYTPKIEYIKSINGEIYLTHTEVPRELEGKGIGSQLVEKTLQDIERQGLRLVPLCPFVAAYIKKHPEWRRIVMKGINIK, encoded by the coding sequence ATGACTGAGGATTATGAATTAAAAGATGACGTACATCGGCAACAATACGAATTTCGCATCGGGAACTACACACCGAAAATCGAATATATAAAATCAATCAACGGAGAAATATATCTTACACATACAGAGGTCCCGCGGGAACTGGAAGGGAAAGGGATAGGTAGTCAACTCGTTGAAAAAACATTGCAAGACATCGAACGTCAAGGACTTCGACTCGTTCCGCTTTGTCCTTTTGTGGCAGCTTATATCAAAAAACACCCCGAATGGAGACGCATTGTGATGAAAGGTATTAATATAAAATAA
- a CDS encoding (4Fe-4S)-binding protein: MDKKIEYTNGELTIIWQPGLCQHAGVCVKMLPKVYNPKERPWVKIENATTVELIEQINKCPSGALGYRMNK; the protein is encoded by the coding sequence ATGGATAAAAAAATTGAATATACAAACGGAGAATTAACCATTATCTGGCAACCCGGCTTATGCCAACACGCCGGGGTATGCGTGAAAATGTTACCCAAGGTGTACAATCCTAAAGAAAGACCCTGGGTCAAAATCGAAAACGCAACAACAGTAGAACTAATTGAACAAATCAATAAATGTCCCTCAGGAGCATTGGGTTACAGAATGAATAAGTAG
- a CDS encoding metal ABC transporter permease has product MFELLEYTFFQNALLCTILIGVSCGLVGTYIVAKRMVFISGGITHASFGGLGLAYFLGLSPLFGAAVFALAAAFCILYLSDNKRFKEDSLIGIFWSAGMAIGVLFIYLTPGYAPNLLSYLFGNILTVTGEQVLLSLLLCLVIIVFFAKFYRPLFYIAFDKEYSRTHFVALNGLEMGITALIALCIVLCMKLAGIILVISYLTIPQAIAGMFHKNFTKQLVWATIISCVGSIIGLFTSAVLKLPSGATIVLCFLLIFIVCYLWKRKK; this is encoded by the coding sequence GTGTTTGAATTATTAGAATATACTTTTTTCCAGAATGCACTGTTGTGTACAATTCTGATTGGCGTGAGTTGTGGATTGGTAGGAACTTATATCGTGGCCAAACGGATGGTCTTTATCAGTGGGGGAATCACACATGCTTCTTTCGGGGGATTGGGGTTAGCCTATTTCTTAGGATTATCGCCTCTTTTCGGGGCGGCCGTGTTTGCTTTGGCTGCCGCTTTCTGTATTCTATATCTTTCGGATAACAAGCGATTTAAGGAAGATTCTTTGATTGGGATTTTCTGGTCTGCGGGTATGGCCATTGGGGTGTTGTTTATTTATCTGACACCGGGGTATGCTCCTAATTTGTTATCTTACTTGTTTGGGAATATCCTCACGGTGACGGGAGAGCAGGTTCTTCTCTCGCTTCTGTTGTGCTTGGTGATCATCGTGTTCTTTGCTAAATTTTATCGTCCTTTATTTTATATCGCTTTTGATAAAGAATACAGCCGGACGCATTTTGTCGCATTGAATGGTCTGGAAATGGGAATTACAGCGTTGATCGCCTTGTGTATCGTGTTGTGTATGAAGCTAGCGGGAATCATTCTCGTGATTTCGTATCTCACCATACCACAAGCTATTGCCGGGATGTTTCATAAGAATTTCACGAAACAGCTGGTGTGGGCTACGATTATCAGTTGTGTCGGTTCAATTATCGGCTTGTTTACTTCGGCAGTGTTGAAATTACCTTCGGGGGCAACTATCGTGCTCTGTTTCTTGTTGATCTTTATTGTTTGCTATTTGTGGAAAAGGAAAAAATGA